The Euphorbia lathyris chromosome 2, ddEupLath1.1, whole genome shotgun sequence genome includes a window with the following:
- the LOC136220485 gene encoding germin-like protein subfamily 1 member 1: protein MKTSCLLNIVVGLSVLMGLARADPDPLQDYCVADTKASFYMNGVPCINPIKATIANFATLALAKPGNTKANPFGFNVTLTTLANLPGINTLGLSMARVDMEGNGIVPPHVHPRASEVTICLKGRILVGFIDTSNRMYTQQLQAGESFVFPKGLVHFLYNIEAKKAAVAVSGLSSQSPGAQISSLASFTSNPPIPDDVVKKAYQISTQDVLRIRRNLGG, encoded by the coding sequence ATGAAAACCTCTTGTTTGCTCAATATAGTGGTGGGCCTATCAGTACTAATGGGCCTAGCCAGAGCAGACCCTGACCCACTTCAAGATTACTGTGTAGCTGATACAAAAGCCTCTTTTTACATGAATGGTGTGCCTTGTATCAACCCAATCAAGGCAACTATTGCCAATTTTGCTACACTAGCTCTAGCCAAACCTGGAAATACAAAAGCTAACCCTTTTGGCTTCAATGTCACACTCACAACTCTTGCTAATTTGCCTGGGATTAATACACTGGGCCTTAGCATGGCCCGGGTTGACATGGAGGGGAACGGGATCGTGCCACCTCACGTTCACCCACGGGCTTCGGAAGTTACTATTTGTCTGAAGGGTAGAATTCTAGTGGGCTTTATCGACACTTCGAATCGTATGTATACCCAACAGTTACAGGCCGGGGAATCGTTTGTGTTTCCAAAAGGattggttcattttctataCAATATCGAGGCTAAGAAGGCTGCAGTGGCTGTTTCTGGGCTTAGTAGCCAAAGCCCAGGGGCCCAAATATCTTCCCTTGCTTCGTTCACTTCAAACCCTCCAATTCCAGATGATGTTGTGAAGAAAGCATACCAGATTTCCACACAAGATGTTTTAAGGATCCGAAGAAATCTTGGAGGTTAA
- the LOC136218121 gene encoding probable galacturonosyltransferase-like 9 has protein sequence MGRFQLLLIFLVFVLSSPFCFGIRSIPGKEMNGGDGLEIDGFRFSEAPEYRNGIGCPVSGNRQLVSSCDPSWIHIAMTLDSEYLRGSIAAVHSVLKHASCPENIFFHFVAAEFDPASPRVLSQLVRSTFPSLSFKVYIFREDTVINLISSSIRQALENPLNYARNYLGDILDPCVDRVIYLDSDVVVVDDIHKLWNTPLAGSRVIGAPEYCHANFTKYFTDGFWSDPVLPRVFSTRKPCYFNTGVMVMDMVKWREGNYRKRIENWMEIQRKRRIYELGSLPPFLLVFGGNVEGIDHRWNQHGLGGDNVRGSCRSLHPGPVSLLHWSGKGKPWVRLDAKKACELDHLWEPYDLYRGYESSRSKDRSSFGFSTTLVGYSSYL, from the coding sequence ATGGGTCGTTTCCAGTTACTATTGATCTTTCTGGTGTTTGTTCTTTCTTCTCCGTTTTGTTTTGGGATTCGTTCTATTCCAGGGAAAGAAATGAATGGCGGAGATGGTCTTGAAATCGATGGGTTCAGATTTTCTGAGGCGCCGGAGTATCGGAATGGGATTGGCTGTCCGGTTTCAGGTAATAGACAGTTAGTTTCCTCTTGTGATCCTTCTTGGATCCACATAGCTATGACTTTGGATTCGGAGTATTTACGTGGCTCAATCGCAGCCGTTCATTCGGTTTTGAAGCACGCTTCCTGCCCGGAGAACATCTTCTTCCACTTCGTCGCGGCGGAGTTTGATCCGGCGAGTCCTCGAGTTTTGAGCCAACTGGTACGATCCACATTCCCTTCACTCAGTTTCAAAGTCTATATATTCAGAGAAGATACAGTAATCAATCTAATCTCATCTTCAATCCGTCAAGCCCTTGAAAATCCATTAAACTACGCAAGAAACTATTTGGGCGACATTTTAGATCCATGTGTGGACCGAGTCATATACCTCGACTCAGATGTGGTGGTAGTCGACGATATCCACAAGCTATGGAACACACCTCTCGCCGGGTCAAGAGTGATCGGAGCACCGGAATACTGCCACGCAAATTTCACAAAGTATTTCACCGACGGGTTCTGGTCCGACCCGGTACTCCCTCGGGTATTCTCAACCCGGAAACCCTGCTACTTCAACACAGGCGTAATGGTAATGGATATGGTGAAATGGAGAGAGGGAAATTACAGGAAAAGAATTGAAAACTGGATGGAGATACAGAGGAAAAGAAGAATCTACGAATTAGGTTCATTGCCGCCATTCTTATTAGTATTCGGAGGTAATGTTGAAGGAATAGATCACCGGTGGAACCAGCATGGGCTGGGCGGTGATAATGTGAGAGGGAGTTGCCGGTCATTACATCCGGGTCCGGTTAGTTTGTTACATTGGAGTGGAAAAGGGAAGCCATGGGTAAGATTAGATGCGAAGAAAGCATGTGAGCTAGATCATCTATGGGAGCCGTATGATCTATACAGAGGATATGAAAGCAGCAGATCAAAGGATAGATCATCTTTTGGGTTTTCAACAACATTGGTGGGTTACTCTAGCTATttgtga